From Haloferax marinisediminis, a single genomic window includes:
- a CDS encoding orc1/cdc6 family replication initiation protein, whose protein sequence is MTPRFQPDDTLYKRRNTLKVEYVPDDIVGRDNEIEEYEAALQPIINGEYPDNIFIYGKTGVGKTAVTNFLLNELQDSAKHFEVDLSVISLNCDGLSTSYQAAISLVNNLREPEHHIAETGHPQSKVYRLLWDELNKLSGTVVIVLDEIDHIADDTFLYQITRADNNGYIDNIQLGLIGISNDSTFREQLDAKVQSSLCETEISFPPYGTGELQKVLEQRADIAFHQNAIEDGVISLCAALGRQDGGDARRAITLLRKAGDLARTENAETVTTDHVERAQEKLEAQQSMDIMRDLTEHEKLTLYALTTLAAENATPARSRIVYQRYKELCNFQGRDPRTARRMRSFLSDFEILNLTLSHMEHRGQDGGTYREHELNRDIATVVDALQTIISEFGAHRSIIEYLPDSGEDFAAMGDD, encoded by the coding sequence ATGACGCCGCGGTTTCAGCCGGACGATACACTCTACAAGCGACGGAATACGCTCAAGGTTGAGTACGTCCCCGACGACATCGTCGGGCGGGACAACGAAATCGAGGAATACGAGGCCGCACTTCAGCCGATTATCAATGGAGAATACCCTGACAATATCTTCATTTATGGGAAAACCGGTGTCGGAAAGACCGCCGTCACGAACTTCTTACTCAACGAGTTGCAAGACTCGGCGAAACACTTCGAGGTCGACCTATCTGTAATATCCCTCAATTGCGATGGCCTCAGCACGAGTTACCAGGCTGCAATTAGCCTCGTCAACAACCTCCGAGAACCGGAGCATCATATCGCCGAAACCGGACATCCTCAATCGAAAGTCTACCGTCTTCTCTGGGACGAACTCAACAAGCTCTCTGGGACTGTCGTTATCGTCCTCGACGAGATTGACCACATCGCAGACGACACGTTCCTCTACCAAATCACACGCGCAGACAATAACGGCTACATCGACAATATCCAACTCGGGCTCATCGGCATCAGTAACGACTCGACGTTCCGAGAGCAACTCGACGCGAAGGTTCAATCCTCCCTCTGTGAAACCGAGATCTCGTTCCCACCGTACGGAACAGGAGAACTCCAGAAGGTCCTCGAACAACGTGCTGATATCGCGTTCCACCAGAACGCAATCGAGGATGGTGTAATTTCGCTGTGTGCTGCACTTGGTCGACAGGATGGTGGTGACGCCCGCCGAGCAATCACACTTCTCCGGAAGGCGGGTGACCTGGCTCGGACAGAAAATGCAGAGACGGTCACAACCGACCACGTCGAGCGTGCCCAGGAGAAACTCGAGGCACAACAGAGCATGGACATCATGCGTGACCTCACGGAACATGAGAAACTCACCTTGTACGCGCTGACGACGCTCGCTGCTGAGAATGCGACTCCCGCACGCTCGCGCATCGTCTATCAACGCTACAAAGAACTCTGTAACTTCCAGGGGCGAGACCCTCGGACAGCTCGTCGAATGCGGAGCTTCCTCTCTGATTTCGAGATTCTCAACCTCACGCTCTCACACATGGAACACCGTGGTCAGGACGGAGGGACGTATCGGGAACACGAACTCAATCGAGATATTGCGACGGTCGTTGACGCGCTTCAGACGATCATCAGCGAGTTTGGGGCACACCGAAGTATCATCGAATACCTTCCCGATTCTGGTGAAGACTTCGCTGCGATGGGGGACGACTAG
- a CDS encoding HNH endonuclease, translating into MDPRSSGGADAPENVIVICANCHRCVHRGNDGAEFNESELPRWNWCAIQLPEKHRFQLSG; encoded by the coding sequence ATTGACCCTCGAAGTAGTGGCGGTGCAGACGCACCGGAGAATGTGATTGTAATCTGCGCCAATTGCCACCGTTGTGTACACCGTGGGAACGACGGAGCTGAATTCAATGAATCTGAGCTCCCCCGATGGAACTGGTGTGCGATTCAATTACCTGAAAAACATCGGTTCCAGTTATCGGGGTGA
- a CDS encoding CopG family transcriptional regulator: protein MTHADISAEVTHKNRTEILIEALKQYLLEKESEESFREAVVELYLKDHIEFEKLVEIIGRQDAEAVRASKQALNRGEELADKLADPRCSS, encoded by the coding sequence ATCACGCACGCTGACATCTCTGCGGAGGTCACCCATAAGAATCGGACTGAGATACTCATCGAGGCGCTCAAACAGTACCTCTTAGAGAAAGAATCTGAAGAGAGTTTCCGAGAGGCAGTCGTCGAACTCTACCTCAAGGACCACATCGAGTTCGAGAAACTCGTCGAGATAATTGGCCGGCAAGACGCCGAAGCAGTTCGAGCCTCGAAGCAAGCCCTCAACCGTGGTGAAGAACTCGCCGACAAACTCGCAGACCCTAGATGCTCGTCGTAG
- a CDS encoding DUF1643 domain-containing protein yields the protein MTREENTSSGSKRSSAVLSDCREYRYRLTREWNAEKPAVAFLMLNPSTADETEDDPTIRRCIGYAKDWGYGSLVVGNLFALRSSDPSDLREHPDPIGPDNDEHLQFICDNAEMVVAAWGTDGALKERGKEVAQTLNENLYALNTTKEGHPNHPLYQPKDAEPEPFLYE from the coding sequence GTGACTCGAGAAGAGAACACATCGTCCGGTTCCAAACGAAGTAGCGCAGTCCTGAGCGACTGCCGAGAGTACCGTTACCGACTCACGAGAGAATGGAATGCTGAGAAGCCAGCGGTCGCCTTCCTAATGCTCAATCCGTCTACGGCTGACGAGACGGAAGACGATCCAACGATTCGGCGTTGTATCGGGTATGCAAAAGACTGGGGTTACGGGTCGCTTGTCGTTGGAAACCTGTTCGCACTGCGAAGTTCAGACCCGTCAGATCTTCGGGAACACCCTGACCCGATTGGCCCAGATAACGACGAACACTTACAATTCATTTGTGATAACGCAGAGATGGTCGTAGCTGCGTGGGGTACAGACGGGGCACTCAAAGAACGCGGTAAAGAAGTCGCCCAAACGCTCAACGAGAACCTCTACGCGCTCAACACGACCAAAGAAGGCCATCCGAACCACCCGCTGTACCAGCCGAAGGATGCCGAACCTGAGCCGTTTTTATACG
- a CDS encoding ADP-ribosylglycohydrolase family protein, producing MIEKSRAQGCLLGLACGDALGRPVEFKSPSEIDSDHGNVTEMIGNGTHGQPAGTITDDTEMALCIARSLVEQNAFDPEDVANRFVEWLDSGPFDIGLMTRDALFRIKQGTPWNEAGVDVWHSRPEGSNAGNGSVMRCAPHAIAFRNERNELDRVSRHSSSITHADPRCQWGCILLNRTLANLICDVSDPLGTALEDSSEAPDELWTAIENVHQVLSGERNQSSFESTLSTSGYVVGSLQAAVYYGLSANSAEDAVVQAVNRGHDTDTVGAIAGAVAGARYGVEEIPTRWIEEIDESVELSRLASQLLTVQ from the coding sequence ATGATAGAAAAGAGTCGAGCGCAAGGATGTCTTCTAGGATTAGCTTGTGGAGACGCATTAGGCCGTCCTGTCGAGTTCAAGAGCCCTTCCGAGATTGATTCCGACCATGGCAACGTAACTGAGATGATTGGCAATGGGACGCACGGACAACCGGCTGGCACCATCACTGACGATACCGAGATGGCACTGTGTATCGCTCGAAGTCTCGTTGAGCAGAATGCGTTCGACCCAGAAGACGTTGCAAACCGATTTGTCGAGTGGCTGGATTCCGGCCCCTTCGATATTGGATTGATGACTCGTGATGCACTCTTCCGGATCAAACAGGGGACTCCATGGAACGAAGCAGGTGTCGACGTGTGGCACTCACGTCCAGAGGGCTCCAACGCAGGCAATGGAAGCGTGATGCGATGTGCACCACACGCGATTGCGTTCCGGAACGAACGTAATGAGTTAGACCGTGTCAGTCGACATTCGTCTTCAATAACCCATGCTGACCCACGCTGTCAGTGGGGCTGTATCCTACTTAATCGGACGCTCGCAAACCTAATCTGTGACGTGAGCGACCCACTAGGAACTGCACTTGAAGACTCAAGTGAAGCCCCCGATGAACTCTGGACTGCGATCGAAAACGTACATCAGGTACTGAGCGGTGAGAGGAACCAGTCGAGTTTCGAGTCTACGCTTTCGACGTCGGGATATGTCGTCGGCTCACTCCAAGCAGCGGTATACTACGGATTATCGGCTAACTCTGCCGAAGATGCCGTGGTTCAAGCTGTGAACAGAGGACATGATACAGATACAGTCGGAGCGATTGCTGGGGCCGTTGCAGGGGCACGGTATGGGGTTGAAGAAATTCCAACTCGATGGATAGAAGAAATCGATGAGTCAGTTGAGCTATCGAGGTTGGCTAGCCAGCTACTGACAGTTCAGTAA
- a CDS encoding YkvA family protein — protein MAAAQEQEQIQRLAQIEMWRGDLRVLLRVLQDSRTPWYASALMAGVLLWGLLPVDPLPDIVPLAGIIDDAGVFLIIRAAIYRLVPNEIVDQHAEVIANTKKHRFGPAKAVASIAVLQVVLIVVVLGAFGAMVF, from the coding sequence ATGGCCGCGGCTCAAGAGCAAGAACAGATACAGCGGCTTGCACAAATTGAGATGTGGCGAGGAGACCTTCGCGTCCTCCTTCGTGTCCTCCAAGATTCACGCACACCATGGTACGCATCAGCGTTGATGGCCGGGGTGCTTCTGTGGGGTCTGTTGCCAGTCGATCCACTTCCAGATATTGTGCCATTGGCGGGGATCATCGACGATGCCGGCGTCTTCCTGATAATCCGTGCGGCAATCTACCGGTTAGTCCCCAACGAGATTGTCGACCAGCACGCCGAGGTCATCGCGAACACGAAGAAGCATCGGTTTGGCCCCGCGAAGGCTGTCGCAAGCATCGCCGTACTCCAGGTTGTTCTAATCGTTGTTGTCCTGGGTGCGTTCGGTGCAATGGTTTTCTAA